In Actinoplanes derwentensis, the following proteins share a genomic window:
- a CDS encoding DUF4956 domain-containing protein: MSVLVFGLYFPRHRRRDLVVAYLGVNVGVLAVAGSLSSSTVGAGLGLGLFGVLSIIRLRSTELDQHEVAYYFSALALGILGPLSGGPIWLAPSLMGLVLVVMYLGDHPRLFQSYQRQVLVLDNAVIDRVALIAQLERILGARVHKATVERIDLVNETTVVEVRYSYSQKARLLESANR; encoded by the coding sequence GTGAGCGTTCTCGTCTTCGGGCTCTACTTTCCCCGGCATCGGCGCCGGGACCTGGTAGTCGCCTACCTCGGCGTCAATGTGGGCGTGCTCGCGGTCGCCGGTTCGCTCAGCTCGAGCACCGTCGGAGCGGGGCTCGGACTCGGCCTCTTCGGCGTGCTCTCGATCATCCGGCTCCGGTCGACGGAACTGGACCAGCACGAGGTCGCCTACTACTTCTCCGCACTCGCCCTCGGCATCCTCGGCCCGCTCAGCGGCGGCCCGATCTGGCTCGCCCCGTCGCTGATGGGCCTGGTCCTCGTGGTGATGTACCTCGGCGACCACCCACGGCTGTTCCAGTCCTACCAGCGGCAGGTCCTGGTGCTGGACAACGCGGTCATCGACCGGGTCGCCCTGATCGCCCAGCTCGAACGGATCCTCGGAGCGCGGGTGCACAAGGCCACCGTCGAACGCATCGATCTCGTCAACGAGACCACCGTGGTCGAGGTGCGGTATTCGTACAGCCAGAAGGCCCGGCTGCTCGAGAGCGCGAACCGGTGA
- a CDS encoding polyphosphate polymerase domain-containing protein produces MTVTTGHFDPITLGELTEAAELQTRVDRKYVLPVAEAEALMSRLDPGTRVLEIDGERTFRYRSVYFDTPDLVSFRLTAYKRRRRFKVRTRTYLDSSLCWLEVKTEGYRGGTVKNRLPYRIEDQDTVEPGRWFIDDILGGEETQRDLTPTLLTNYRRTTFCQATGDSRLTVDVDLVWTGVDGRELGLPNVAVVETKTGSAASPADRLLWASGHRPTSISKYATGLTALQPDLPDVRWRRLKRRHFTPITED; encoded by the coding sequence GTGACCGTGACCACCGGGCACTTCGACCCGATCACGCTCGGCGAACTCACCGAGGCGGCCGAACTGCAGACCCGGGTGGACCGCAAGTACGTGCTGCCGGTCGCCGAGGCCGAGGCTCTGATGTCGCGGCTCGACCCCGGAACCCGGGTGCTGGAGATCGACGGCGAACGGACCTTCCGCTACCGCTCGGTCTACTTCGACACCCCCGACCTGGTCAGTTTCCGGCTCACCGCCTACAAACGCCGACGGCGGTTCAAGGTGCGCACCCGCACCTACCTGGACTCGTCGCTGTGCTGGCTGGAGGTCAAGACCGAGGGCTACCGCGGCGGCACCGTGAAGAACCGGCTGCCCTACCGGATCGAGGACCAGGACACCGTCGAACCGGGGCGCTGGTTCATCGACGACATCCTCGGTGGAGAGGAAACGCAACGAGACCTCACGCCGACGCTGCTCACCAACTACCGGCGCACCACGTTCTGCCAGGCCACCGGCGACTCGCGGCTGACCGTCGACGTCGACCTGGTCTGGACCGGCGTGGACGGCCGGGAACTCGGACTGCCGAACGTCGCGGTGGTCGAGACCAAGACCGGTTCGGCCGCCTCCCCGGCCGACCGTCTGCTGTGGGCCTCCGGGCACCGGCCCACCAGCATCTCCAAGTACGCCACCGGGCTCACCGCTCTACAGCCCGACCTGCCCGATGTCAGGTGGCGGCGGCTCAAACGCCGCCACTTCACCCCCATCACAGAGGACTGA
- a CDS encoding carbohydrate-binding domain-containing protein, protein MPRIPRLAVPAALTATALAVLVAPTSPALAAGPAAAAAIAANQASHLQAADLTWNESEVAAVTLTGTSATTTSSNVTVSGSTVTVTAAGTYRFSGSLTSGQIVVNSTGTGLVRIILNGVTVTGGTGAINVIAADEVLLFLQAGTTNRLTDGTASVDGPIASAADLSIAGTGALVVTGNANDGINAKDGLAIAGGTITVTAPDDAIRGQDYVIVSGGSITATAGGDGLKSDNETETNRGYVAVTGGTVNVTSVGDALTGQTDVIVNGGSITARATGTGSAKGLKAGVLTVISDGTVNVNAADDGLHSDANLTVDGGTTTVASGDDGVHAETNVSIAGGTVNVTNSYEGIEGLKVLITGGTVSATASDDAVNASDPAYGEMQNSPNALISVSGGTVSVSGGTDGLDSNGALTLTGGTVVVAGSPTRGGGEGGLDSNGALTITGGVVYSTGISASTSTLPTSGQGWVSYTFSANQPAGTIVHLATTSGTQIATYQSTKAFKHVVFSSSQITRGTTYAVRTGGTVSGTAVGGGLYTGGTLSGTQVSTVVAGVR, encoded by the coding sequence ATGCCTCGCATCCCCCGTCTCGCCGTCCCCGCGGCGCTGACCGCCACCGCACTCGCCGTGCTGGTGGCCCCCACCTCTCCCGCACTGGCCGCAGGCCCCGCTGCCGCCGCCGCGATCGCCGCCAACCAGGCCAGCCACCTGCAGGCAGCCGACCTGACCTGGAACGAGTCGGAGGTCGCCGCGGTCACCCTGACCGGCACGAGCGCGACCACCACCAGCTCCAACGTGACCGTCTCCGGCAGCACGGTGACGGTGACGGCGGCCGGTACCTACCGGTTCAGCGGTTCGCTCACCAGTGGCCAGATCGTGGTCAACAGCACCGGCACCGGCCTGGTCCGGATCATCCTCAACGGTGTCACGGTCACCGGCGGCACCGGTGCGATCAACGTGATCGCCGCCGACGAGGTGCTGCTGTTCCTGCAGGCCGGCACCACCAACCGGCTCACCGACGGCACCGCCTCCGTGGACGGCCCGATCGCCTCGGCCGCCGACCTGAGCATCGCCGGCACCGGCGCGCTCGTCGTCACCGGCAACGCCAACGACGGCATCAACGCCAAGGACGGCCTGGCCATCGCGGGCGGCACGATCACCGTGACGGCGCCCGACGACGCCATCCGTGGCCAGGACTACGTCATCGTCAGCGGCGGCTCGATCACCGCGACCGCCGGCGGCGACGGCCTCAAGTCCGACAACGAGACCGAGACCAACCGGGGGTACGTGGCGGTCACCGGCGGCACCGTTAACGTCACGTCCGTCGGTGACGCCCTCACCGGCCAGACCGACGTGATCGTCAACGGCGGCTCGATCACCGCCCGGGCCACCGGCACCGGCTCCGCCAAGGGCCTCAAGGCCGGCGTGCTCACCGTGATCAGCGACGGGACGGTCAACGTCAACGCCGCCGACGACGGCCTGCACTCCGACGCCAACCTCACCGTCGACGGCGGGACCACCACCGTCGCCAGCGGTGACGACGGCGTGCACGCGGAGACCAACGTGTCGATCGCCGGTGGAACGGTCAACGTGACCAATTCGTACGAGGGAATCGAAGGTCTGAAGGTCCTCATCACCGGCGGCACGGTCTCCGCGACCGCCAGCGATGACGCGGTCAACGCCTCCGACCCGGCCTACGGCGAGATGCAGAACTCGCCGAACGCCCTGATCAGCGTCTCCGGCGGCACCGTCTCGGTGAGCGGCGGCACCGACGGCCTCGACTCCAACGGCGCGCTCACCCTCACCGGCGGCACCGTGGTCGTCGCCGGATCGCCGACCCGCGGCGGCGGCGAGGGCGGTCTGGACTCCAACGGCGCCCTGACCATCACCGGCGGCGTCGTGTACTCCACCGGGATCAGCGCCTCCACCAGCACTCTGCCCACCTCCGGGCAGGGCTGGGTGTCGTACACGTTCAGCGCCAACCAGCCGGCCGGCACGATCGTGCACCTGGCCACCACGTCCGGCACCCAGATCGCCACCTACCAGTCGACGAAGGCGTTCAAGCACGTCGTCTTCAGTTCCAGCCAGATCACCCGGGGCACGACCTATGCCGTACGCACCGGCGGAACGGTCTCCGGCACGGCGGTCGGCGGTGGCCTCTACACCGGCGGCACCCTTTCCGGCACCCAGGTCAGCACGGTGGTCGCCGGCGTCCGCTGA
- a CDS encoding putative bifunctional diguanylate cyclase/phosphodiesterase: protein MTHVPALDQAHETRTPSEFWVHLGLNAALITVVLTGPGWATGPAMGLSLLVGMVAIHRGPRRHQPTDSVPWRYVRTASWIFIASSLLRLFREAGGLPDGLTLLPDLITVPAYLLVGLGFAGMLRRRHAFEDDTARVDAVLIGLATAFLTWTFLIAPNLGDGLTSAQIVNAVFPVFDVSILVMAARLLLSRGGRQPALWMVVLSSVALFIGDLLYCLSAALLVEVPGQSVNVFLLVMFALLTGASLHPSMRMLTEPQQVGEQRDLSGLRTVMIGVLVIFPVALTALMPHESLVSNLMRAVLCVSLVLTVLIRVIRSNNSRVRAEQISRHRVTHDNLTDLPTRGLLTETVDQWAERTGPEKTEIGLLFIGLDRFKMVNDNWGHPVGDELLREVGVRLTEQVRAEDIVGRVGGDKFLIAVAGPAHERLAESLAERLLAAFTRPFALSIGDVVSSVSIGVTKTTGGAGAQELIRDADTAMYQAKTNGRNGYAMFDVSMHAQVQGRVRLEQALRGAMERGELATHFQPIIDLATGELDGFEALMRWHSPELGFVSPVDFIPIAEETGMIEEMGAWLLNESVRQLGEWTVQRGPDARPLHVSVNVAVRQLRDGSLVRLVDDALRANDLPPSALWLEITESGVMEDLETALLTLNALRTMGVTLCIDDFGTGYSSLSYLNRLPVGIVKIDRSFVSDVGENGANEPIVRAVLAMTRAMGHRVVAEGVETEVQRNWLREQGCDLVQGWYYGKADLPANLTSWIEHRSPALTEA, encoded by the coding sequence ATGACCCACGTCCCGGCCCTTGATCAGGCGCACGAGACTCGGACTCCGTCCGAGTTCTGGGTGCACCTCGGGCTCAACGCGGCACTGATCACGGTTGTGCTGACCGGCCCGGGCTGGGCCACCGGTCCCGCCATGGGACTGTCGTTGCTGGTGGGGATGGTGGCGATCCATCGTGGTCCGCGCCGGCACCAGCCGACTGACTCAGTTCCGTGGCGCTACGTCCGTACCGCCTCCTGGATCTTCATCGCCAGCAGTCTGCTGCGGCTGTTCCGGGAGGCGGGCGGGCTGCCGGACGGGCTGACACTGCTGCCTGACCTGATCACCGTTCCGGCGTACCTGCTGGTGGGCCTTGGTTTCGCGGGGATGTTGCGGCGGCGGCACGCGTTCGAGGACGACACGGCCCGGGTCGACGCGGTTCTGATCGGGCTCGCCACGGCTTTCCTCACCTGGACTTTCCTGATCGCCCCGAACCTGGGCGACGGCCTGACCTCGGCGCAGATCGTCAACGCGGTCTTCCCGGTCTTCGACGTCAGCATCCTGGTGATGGCGGCCCGGTTGCTGCTGTCCCGCGGCGGCCGGCAGCCGGCGTTGTGGATGGTCGTTCTCTCGTCGGTGGCGTTGTTCATCGGTGACCTGCTCTACTGCCTGAGTGCGGCACTTCTGGTCGAGGTGCCGGGGCAGTCGGTCAACGTCTTCCTGCTGGTGATGTTCGCCCTGTTGACGGGGGCGTCGCTGCATCCGTCGATGCGGATGCTCACCGAACCGCAGCAGGTCGGCGAGCAGCGGGATCTGAGCGGTCTGCGGACCGTGATGATCGGCGTGCTGGTGATCTTCCCGGTGGCGCTGACCGCGCTGATGCCGCACGAGTCGCTGGTCAGCAACCTGATGCGGGCCGTCCTCTGTGTCTCGCTGGTGCTGACGGTGCTGATCCGGGTGATCCGCTCGAACAACTCCCGGGTCCGGGCGGAGCAGATCAGCCGGCATCGGGTCACCCACGACAATCTCACCGATCTGCCCACCCGGGGCTTGCTCACCGAGACCGTGGACCAGTGGGCCGAACGTACCGGCCCGGAGAAGACCGAGATCGGCTTGCTCTTCATCGGCCTGGACCGGTTCAAGATGGTCAACGACAACTGGGGTCACCCGGTCGGCGACGAACTGCTCCGGGAGGTGGGTGTGCGGCTCACCGAGCAGGTCCGCGCGGAGGACATCGTGGGCCGGGTCGGTGGTGACAAGTTCCTGATCGCGGTGGCCGGGCCGGCGCACGAACGGCTGGCGGAGTCCCTCGCCGAGCGTCTGCTGGCCGCGTTCACCAGGCCGTTCGCCCTGTCGATCGGCGATGTGGTCAGCTCGGTGTCGATCGGGGTGACGAAGACGACTGGTGGCGCCGGCGCTCAGGAGCTGATCCGGGACGCGGACACCGCGATGTACCAGGCGAAGACCAACGGCCGCAACGGGTACGCGATGTTCGACGTCTCGATGCACGCCCAGGTCCAGGGCCGGGTGCGGCTGGAGCAGGCGCTGCGCGGGGCGATGGAACGCGGCGAGCTGGCCACGCACTTCCAGCCGATCATCGACCTGGCCACCGGTGAGCTGGACGGGTTCGAGGCGTTGATGCGCTGGCATTCGCCGGAGCTGGGTTTCGTCTCGCCGGTCGACTTCATCCCGATCGCCGAGGAGACCGGCATGATCGAGGAGATGGGGGCGTGGCTGCTGAACGAGTCGGTCCGGCAGCTCGGTGAGTGGACCGTACAGCGTGGCCCGGATGCCCGGCCGTTGCACGTGTCGGTGAACGTCGCGGTGCGCCAGTTGCGGGACGGTTCCCTGGTGCGGCTGGTCGACGACGCGTTGCGGGCCAACGATCTGCCGCCGTCCGCGCTGTGGCTGGAGATCACCGAGTCGGGGGTGATGGAGGACCTGGAGACGGCTCTGCTCACCCTGAACGCGCTGCGGACGATGGGTGTCACTCTCTGCATCGACGACTTCGGGACCGGTTACTCGTCACTGAGCTACCTGAACCGGCTTCCGGTCGGCATCGTCAAGATCGACCGTTCGTTCGTCTCGGACGTCGGGGAGAACGGCGCGAACGAGCCGATCGTCCGCGCGGTCCTGGCGATGACCCGGGCGATGGGTCATCGGGTGGTGGCCGAGGGGGTGGAGACCGAGGTGCAGCGGAACTGGCTGCGGGAGCAGGGATGCGACCTGGTGCAGGGCTGGTACTACGGCAAGGCCGACCTGCCGGCCAACCTCACCAGCTGGATCGAGCACCGGTCACCCGCGCTCACCGAGGCCTAG